A stretch of Nilaparvata lugens isolate BPH chromosome 12, ASM1435652v1, whole genome shotgun sequence DNA encodes these proteins:
- the LOC111044399 gene encoding small integral membrane protein 20, which translates to MKKLQGWRFAGFVGGMLGVLGLALYPIMIYPMYNTDEYKKLQAIGRKNINQEDIQPGGMRIWSDPFGRK; encoded by the exons atgaaaaaattgcaaGGATGGAGGTTTGCTGGTTTTGTTGGTGGTATGTTGGGGGTTTTGGGACTGGCTCTATACCCAATCATGATTTACCCAATGTACAATACAGATGAGTACA AGAAACTCCAGGCTATTGGTCGTAAGAATATCAATCAAGAGGATATACAACCTGGCG GTATGAGAATTTGGTCGGATCCCTTTGGAAGGAAGTGA